A window from Solea senegalensis isolate Sse05_10M linkage group LG15, IFAPA_SoseM_1, whole genome shotgun sequence encodes these proteins:
- the tmem87b gene encoding transmembrane protein 87A isoform X1 has protein sequence MAAAVGMRTWICPGKGVLYPWGGLIICVMFLNTIHAALAAPETGLWKITVENISRPLLLRKSMYKDTDIELKVVSFGCPEEMTFTIHWYLKYYPCHNEFTNIEEMYERTPLSRGESLDPNPLGQGEYIEHVYSPMKCDRVMRSFPMLKKAKAEPRQVVLPVEGKVPDQNYTRWITEEEESSSTAKNSSTNIRDNVIATTWKDGPYLLVVKFLPNKQEVHWNLTVSVVMKGSHGYISITEWPLMIFYMVMCIMYILYALLWFVWAACYWKDLLRIQFWIAGVIFLGMVEMAVFCAEYENTNTVGSASSGLLIFAELVSALKRTLARLLVIIVSLGYGIVKPRLGTVMHRVVGLGVLYFAFASIEGVLRITGAKDSDLALLANIPLALLDSSLCWWIFVSLAQTIKTLKLRRNPVKLSLYRHFTNTLLFAVIASIIFMGWTAKKFHLADCQSDWIELWVEDAFWRFLFSIVLLVIMFLWRPSANNQRYAFTPLIDDSDDEEIEEFVASTNIADGIKLRASKSESNGTARSTDPNPEDDLKWVEDNIPTSLTDVALPVLLDSDEEIMTTKYEMSKLE, from the exons ATGGCTGCTGCCGTCGGGATGAGGACGTGGATCTGTCCGGGCAAAGGAGTTTTGTACCCGTGGGGGGGACTCATCATTTGTGTTATGTTCCTCAACACCATACATGCGGCTCTTGCCGCTCCAGAAACGGGGCTGTGGAAAATCACAGTAGAAAAT ATTTCAAGGCCACTGCTGTTAAGAAAATCCATGTATAAAGACACTGATATTGAACTAAAAG ttgTTTCTTTTGGCTGTCCGGAGGAAATGACCTTCACAATTCACTGGTATTTAAAATACTACCCCTGTCACAATGAATTCACTAATATAGAG GAAATGTATGAGAGAACGCCTTTGAGTCGTGGAGAGAGCCTGGACCCAAATCCCCTTGGACAAGGAGAGTACATTGAACATGTGTACAGTCCCATGAAGTGCGACAGAGTAATGCGCTCTTTCCCAATGCTCAAA aAAGCCAAGGCGGAACCACGTCAAGTTGTTCTACCTGTCGAGGGCAAAGTGCCA GATCAAAATTATACCAGATGGATTACTGAGGAAGAAGAGAGCAGCAGCACCGCAAAGAACAGCAGCACAAATATCAGAGACAATGTCATAGCCACCACATGGAAGGACGGGCCTTACCTGCTGGTTGTCAAGTTTCTGCCCAATAAACAGGAGGTTCACTGGAATTTGACAG TCAGTGTCGTGATGAAAGGCAGCCACGGCTACATTTCCATCACAGAATGGCCTCTCATGATT TTCTACATGGTGATGTGCATCATGTACATCCTGTACGCCCTGCTGTGGTTCGTCTGGGCAGCGTGCTACTGGAAGGATCTGCTGAGGATCCAGTTCTGGATAGCAGGGGTCATATTCCTCGGGATGGTGGAGATGGCCGTCTTCTGCGCTGAATATGAAAACACCAATACTGTCGGCTCTGCAT CATCAGGTTTGTTGATCTTTGCTGAGCTGGTCTCCGCCCTCAAGAGGACTTTGGCTCGGTTGCTAGTTATCATTGTCAGTCTTGGATATGGCATCGTAAA GCCTCGACTGGGGACAGTCATGCACAGAGTTGTGGGGCTCGGTGTCCTCTACTTTGCCTTTGCTAGCATCGAAGGTGTCCTGAGGATTACTGGG GCAAAAGACTCTGACTTGGCCCTGCTGGCCAACATTCCTCTGGCTCTGCTTGACTCCTCTCTATGCTGGTGG ATCTTTGTCAGCCTGGCACAAACCATCAAGACTCTGAAGCTACGGAGAAACCCTGTGAAGTTGTCTCTCTACAgacactttacaaacacacTGCTATTTGCTGTGATTG CTTCCATCATTTTCATGGGTTGGACAGCAAAGAAATTTCATCTCGCAGACTGCCAGTCT GACTGGATTGAGCTGTGGGTGGAGGATGCTTTCTGGAGGTTCTTGTTCTCCATCGTCCTGCTCGTCATCATGTTCTTATGGAGGCCGTCTGCCAACAACCAGAG GTATGCTTTTACACCTCTCATCGATGACTCTGACGATGAGGAGATAGAGGAGTTCGTCGCCTCGACGAACATTG CTGATGGTATTAAATTGAGAGCAAGTAAAAGTGAGTCAAATGGCACAGCGAGGTCCACAGATCCAAACCCA GAGGATGACTTGAAGTGGGTGGAGGATAACATTCCCACCTCTCTTACCGACGT AGCTTTACCTGTCCTGCTCGACTCAGATGAG GAAATCATGACAACAAAATACGAGATGTCGAAGCTGGAGTGA
- the tmem87b gene encoding transmembrane protein 87A isoform X2 produces MAAAVGMRTWICPGKGVLYPWGGLIICVMFLNTIHAALAAPETGLWKITVENISRPLLLRKSMYKDTDIELKVVSFGCPEEMTFTIHWYLKYYPCHNEFTNIEEMYERTPLSRGESLDPNPLGQGEYIEHVYSPMKCDRVMRSFPMLKKAKAEPRQVVLPVEGKVPDQNYTRWITEEEESSSTAKNSSTNIRDNVIATTWKDGPYLLVVKFLPNKQEVHWNLTVSVVMKGSHGYISITEWPLMIFYMVMCIMYILYALLWFVWAACYWKDLLRIQFWIAGVIFLGMVEMAVFCAEYENTNTVGSASSGLLIFAELVSALKRTLARLLVIIVSLGYGIVKPRLGTVMHRVVGLGVLYFAFASIEGVLRITGGTDNGSAFITAICLAVFDSGAIWFIFVSLAQTIKTLKLRRNPVKLSLYRHFTNTLLFAVIASIIFMGWTAKKFHLADCQSDWIELWVEDAFWRFLFSIVLLVIMFLWRPSANNQRYAFTPLIDDSDDEEIEEFVASTNIADGIKLRASKSESNGTARSTDPNPEDDLKWVEDNIPTSLTDVALPVLLDSDEEIMTTKYEMSKLE; encoded by the exons ATGGCTGCTGCCGTCGGGATGAGGACGTGGATCTGTCCGGGCAAAGGAGTTTTGTACCCGTGGGGGGGACTCATCATTTGTGTTATGTTCCTCAACACCATACATGCGGCTCTTGCCGCTCCAGAAACGGGGCTGTGGAAAATCACAGTAGAAAAT ATTTCAAGGCCACTGCTGTTAAGAAAATCCATGTATAAAGACACTGATATTGAACTAAAAG ttgTTTCTTTTGGCTGTCCGGAGGAAATGACCTTCACAATTCACTGGTATTTAAAATACTACCCCTGTCACAATGAATTCACTAATATAGAG GAAATGTATGAGAGAACGCCTTTGAGTCGTGGAGAGAGCCTGGACCCAAATCCCCTTGGACAAGGAGAGTACATTGAACATGTGTACAGTCCCATGAAGTGCGACAGAGTAATGCGCTCTTTCCCAATGCTCAAA aAAGCCAAGGCGGAACCACGTCAAGTTGTTCTACCTGTCGAGGGCAAAGTGCCA GATCAAAATTATACCAGATGGATTACTGAGGAAGAAGAGAGCAGCAGCACCGCAAAGAACAGCAGCACAAATATCAGAGACAATGTCATAGCCACCACATGGAAGGACGGGCCTTACCTGCTGGTTGTCAAGTTTCTGCCCAATAAACAGGAGGTTCACTGGAATTTGACAG TCAGTGTCGTGATGAAAGGCAGCCACGGCTACATTTCCATCACAGAATGGCCTCTCATGATT TTCTACATGGTGATGTGCATCATGTACATCCTGTACGCCCTGCTGTGGTTCGTCTGGGCAGCGTGCTACTGGAAGGATCTGCTGAGGATCCAGTTCTGGATAGCAGGGGTCATATTCCTCGGGATGGTGGAGATGGCCGTCTTCTGCGCTGAATATGAAAACACCAATACTGTCGGCTCTGCAT CATCAGGTTTGTTGATCTTTGCTGAGCTGGTCTCCGCCCTCAAGAGGACTTTGGCTCGGTTGCTAGTTATCATTGTCAGTCTTGGATATGGCATCGTAAA GCCTCGACTGGGGACAGTCATGCACAGAGTTGTGGGGCTCGGTGTCCTCTACTTTGCCTTTGCTAGCATCGAAGGTGTCCTGAGGATTACTGGG ggcACAGACAATGGCTCCGCTTTCATTACTGCAATTTGTCTGGCTGTGTTTGACTCCGGTGCCATCTGGTTC ATCTTTGTCAGCCTGGCACAAACCATCAAGACTCTGAAGCTACGGAGAAACCCTGTGAAGTTGTCTCTCTACAgacactttacaaacacacTGCTATTTGCTGTGATTG CTTCCATCATTTTCATGGGTTGGACAGCAAAGAAATTTCATCTCGCAGACTGCCAGTCT GACTGGATTGAGCTGTGGGTGGAGGATGCTTTCTGGAGGTTCTTGTTCTCCATCGTCCTGCTCGTCATCATGTTCTTATGGAGGCCGTCTGCCAACAACCAGAG GTATGCTTTTACACCTCTCATCGATGACTCTGACGATGAGGAGATAGAGGAGTTCGTCGCCTCGACGAACATTG CTGATGGTATTAAATTGAGAGCAAGTAAAAGTGAGTCAAATGGCACAGCGAGGTCCACAGATCCAAACCCA GAGGATGACTTGAAGTGGGTGGAGGATAACATTCCCACCTCTCTTACCGACGT AGCTTTACCTGTCCTGCTCGACTCAGATGAG GAAATCATGACAACAAAATACGAGATGTCGAAGCTGGAGTGA